One genomic window of Candidatus Shapirobacteria bacterium includes the following:
- a CDS encoding HD domain-containing protein: MILSPKIRKALRLAAVQHDGQYRKDGVTPFIIHPIEVAMIVSEYTDNEDIISAALLHDVLEDTRGCSMGYENFPSL, from the coding sequence ATGATTCTATCTCCTAAAATTCGAAAAGCTTTAAGATTGGCTGCTGTTCAACATGATGGCCAATACCGCAAAGATGGTGTTACTCCGTTTATCATTCATCCAATTGAAGTGGCCATGATTGTCTCAGAATATACCGATAATGAGGATATTATTAGTGCTGCTTTGCTTCATGATGTTTTGGAGGATACCCGGGGGTGTTCCATGGGGTATGAAAACTTTCCTTCCCTATAA
- a CDS encoding glycosyltransferase family 39 protein yields the protein MTIGLFLGTLFFSLGLDKIFLYLLNKFSSVNIFSKSSWEAIPSFSRQLAQAKSIDIIEYGLLVLVIAILFAFTLIFIKHRQRKARLYDWLYFGVSLLFFAQVNFVDFSGTLVLAFFVLFQFMFWTMLMSKGEDKEIVFNPKLFTNGIFLGLVMMQVIQKFNYSLILPLFVLGFMPLLYHLLPFRFLQNPSHLLLIFLVIKPGNFYWLLFLLIITAIFVVITEIMKSKNKEKIFNFIFKIYPFALITIVAFNPLYYRSDLDSVEEGFWLGWLQRLLNNQIIYRDFMAHQPPLLAWTLKYFVLLTGATVANVKLFFHLLQIVAYFIFYSLIKTIINNKVARITILTMIMGISNGLTKNNVEIRLAMGLLPLIPLFNYINSKKNWWLIWAGIANALSIFISLEVGIVSFLSVSIYLITTQKTKIIKPFFYYLCGLLTIVTPISFFLFYHGAFLDMVGQLAYYSNAFSNGFFNLAVERSNLLQLLDWRIVNNYLGSIEMWWQFSQLTIIGSLFWGISKSIKEKKENPNTGIVITLCLIGLFLFRSALGRSDWWHLLFPLIIALILFGFLVENLCKKISMIFGISLIVFTLILNRSSFNDFFIYSQVEKIQSYGKIPGTFKNYKNSKFGIAVDQGTDTAAIDDLIDFLSQTPSNQKIFAYPWMPEIYFLSGKENATKNDTPYGFFTLAHQIQMITDLDNNQKAIIIYNPNMNFADLSPLKLELINNYILNNYRTTKIYGKFEVKERI from the coding sequence ATGACTATCGGTCTTTTTTTGGGAACACTTTTCTTTTCCCTCGGCTTGGATAAAATATTTTTGTATCTACTAAACAAATTCAGCTCAGTCAACATATTTTCAAAGTCATCTTGGGAGGCGATTCCTTCGTTTTCCCGGCAATTAGCTCAGGCCAAGTCAATCGACATAATTGAATACGGCTTACTTGTTCTGGTAATTGCCATTTTGTTTGCCTTTACTCTAATTTTTATTAAACATCGCCAGAGAAAAGCACGCCTTTATGATTGGTTATATTTTGGGGTTTCTCTTTTATTTTTTGCCCAGGTGAATTTTGTGGATTTTTCCGGAACCTTGGTCCTGGCTTTCTTTGTCCTATTTCAATTTATGTTTTGGACGATGCTAATGTCAAAAGGGGAGGACAAAGAAATCGTATTTAATCCCAAGTTATTCACCAATGGCATTTTTCTTGGTCTGGTTATGATGCAGGTGATTCAAAAATTCAACTACTCACTGATCTTGCCGCTATTTGTCCTGGGCTTTATGCCCTTACTTTATCATTTATTGCCTTTTCGTTTTTTACAAAATCCCAGTCATCTACTGTTAATTTTTTTGGTAATAAAACCCGGAAATTTTTATTGGCTTCTGTTTTTATTGATAATAACCGCCATTTTTGTGGTTATTACAGAAATAATGAAATCAAAAAATAAGGAAAAGATATTTAATTTTATTTTTAAAATATATCCTTTTGCGCTGATTACTATTGTGGCCTTTAATCCTCTCTATTATCGGTCAGATTTGGATTCTGTCGAAGAAGGTTTTTGGTTGGGGTGGTTACAGCGTCTTTTAAACAATCAAATCATCTATAGGGATTTTATGGCCCACCAACCTCCTTTATTGGCTTGGACTCTAAAGTATTTTGTATTATTGACAGGAGCCACCGTTGCCAACGTGAAGCTTTTCTTTCACCTTCTTCAGATAGTTGCCTATTTTATTTTCTATTCGTTAATAAAAACCATTATCAACAACAAAGTCGCTCGGATAACAATTCTTACTATGATAATGGGTATAAGCAACGGATTAACAAAAAACAACGTAGAAATCAGATTAGCCATGGGTTTATTACCCTTAATTCCATTGTTTAATTACATAAATTCCAAAAAAAATTGGTGGCTGATTTGGGCAGGGATTGCCAACGCCTTGTCAATTTTTATTAGTCTAGAAGTAGGTATTGTGTCATTTTTATCAGTCAGTATCTATTTAATAACCACCCAAAAAACCAAGATAATAAAACCTTTCTTTTATTACCTATGCGGACTGCTGACAATAGTTACCCCCATCTCCTTTTTTCTTTTTTATCACGGGGCTTTTCTCGACATGGTCGGACAATTAGCCTATTATTCAAATGCATTCTCGAATGGTTTTTTTAATTTGGCGGTAGAAAGAAGCAACCTTTTGCAGTTATTAGATTGGAGAATTGTCAACAATTATTTGGGATCAATAGAAATGTGGTGGCAGTTCAGCCAGCTTACAATTATCGGCTCCCTTTTTTGGGGGATAAGCAAATCGATTAAAGAAAAAAAAGAAAATCCGAATACCGGAATTGTTATAACCCTTTGTCTAATCGGTTTATTTCTATTTAGAAGTGCTTTAGGTCGATCGGATTGGTGGCATCTGCTCTTTCCCCTGATTATTGCTCTGATTTTGTTTGGTTTCCTGGTTGAAAACTTATGTAAAAAAATATCCATGATTTTTGGCATCAGCCTTATAGTTTTTACCCTTATTTTAAACCGAAGTTCCTTCAACGATTTTTTTATATATAGCCAGGTGGAAAAAATCCAATCTTACGGAAAAATACCCGGAACTTTTAAAAATTATAAAAATTCAAAATTTGGAATTGCCGTCGACCAGGGAACCGATACTGCCGCCATCGATGATTTAATAGATTTTCTTTCCCAAACTCCCTCCAATCAAAAAATTTTCGCCTATCCTTGGATGCCGGAAATATATTTTCTAAGCGGAAAAGAAAATGCTACCAAAAATGATACCCCCTATGGGTTCTTTACTCTGGCCCACCAGATTCAAATGATAACCGATTTAGATAATAATCAAAAAGCCATAATAATTTATAATCCAAACATGAATTTTGCGGACTTATCACCTCTCAAATTGGAATTGATTAATAACTATATTCTAAATAACTATCGAACAACAAAAATATATGGAAAATTTGAAGTAAAAGAGAGAATTTAA
- a CDS encoding epoxyqueuosine reductase QueH: MKVLLHTCCADCALKIIATVGNNVTLFYYNPNIHPRAEYQSRLAAVKKIALENKIKLIVPDWKPDEYFERVKNDGDRCKNCWYLRIIKTAEYAKENGFEQFSTTLLSSKYQNRITIEKMAKEIGGEGGVEFLKIENINREMKTSGFYKQFFCGCCYSLTERFEEKYGKTK; encoded by the coding sequence ATGAAAGTGCTGCTTCATACCTGCTGTGCGGATTGTGCCTTGAAAATCATTGCCACCGTCGGTAATAACGTAACCCTGTTTTACTACAACCCAAACATCCATCCGAGAGCAGAATATCAATCAAGATTGGCGGCGGTCAAAAAAATTGCTCTGGAAAATAAAATTAAACTAATTGTCCCCGACTGGAAACCAGATGAGTATTTTGAAAGAGTAAAAAATGATGGGGATAGGTGTAAAAATTGCTGGTATTTGAGAATTATAAAAACGGCGGAATACGCCAAAGAAAATGGCTTTGAACAATTTTCTACAACACTTTTATCTAGTAAATATCAAAACAGAATAACAATCGAGAAAATGGCCAAAGAAATCGGAGGAGAAGGGGGGGTGGAGTTTTTGAAGATAGAAAATATTAACAGGGAAATGAAAACGTCGGGTTTTTATAAACAATTTTTTTGCGGGTGCTGTTATTCGCTAACCGAAAGGTTTGAGGAAAAATATGGAAAGACTAAATGA
- a CDS encoding NUDIX domain-containing protein, translating into MENHKINVRLRIVVIKDGKLLVQYRQKHDYYHYIGGHLEYGETVLEGCIREVAEECDGATFAFNKILYIRDFILPEENEHSVELFILGNIDKSEKLEHLFDPQHTDNSVWCTWLDMDKLPNNLKPKDLTKKLVTDYKNNFLNTGEYVGRM; encoded by the coding sequence ATGGAAAATCATAAAATAAATGTTCGATTGAGAATCGTTGTTATCAAAGACGGCAAGCTTTTGGTTCAGTACCGACAAAAACATGATTATTATCATTATATTGGTGGGCATTTAGAATACGGAGAAACGGTGCTGGAGGGCTGTATTAGAGAAGTGGCCGAAGAGTGCGACGGGGCCACATTTGCGTTTAATAAAATTCTTTATATCCGTGACTTTATTCTCCCCGAAGAAAACGAGCATAGTGTGGAATTGTTTATATTAGGAAATATTGATAAGTCAGAAAAATTGGAACATCTTTTTGACCCTCAACATACCGATAATTCTGTTTGGTGTACGTGGTTGGATATGGATAAGCTTCCGAATAATTTAAAGCCAAAGGATTTAACTAAAAAATTAGTGACTGATTATAAAAATAATTTTCTAAATACCGGCGAGTACGTGGGGAGGATGTAA
- a CDS encoding NUDIX hydrolase: protein MKISSVVEWSSQKVTYTWIPADDLKKFQPIKQAYGVCVNDDKETLIYRAPGKTNWNLPGGTPEGNESPIETLKRELIEEVDIEVERIKPLGVQKVVFSDGVIFYQARFYCKIKKILSQTVDPATGLLNERKFVKIAELNKYLKWGEIGEAIAKRVVNMETILNY, encoded by the coding sequence ATGAAAATTTCATCAGTCGTTGAATGGAGTAGCCAGAAGGTAACTTATACTTGGATTCCGGCGGATGATTTGAAAAAATTTCAACCAATAAAACAAGCTTATGGCGTTTGTGTAAATGACGACAAAGAAACCCTGATATACCGTGCACCAGGGAAAACAAACTGGAATTTACCCGGGGGTACACCGGAAGGAAACGAGTCCCCGATTGAAACATTAAAACGGGAGTTAATAGAAGAAGTCGATATTGAAGTTGAGCGAATTAAACCCCTGGGGGTTCAAAAAGTAGTTTTTTCCGACGGTGTTATTTTTTACCAGGCCCGATTTTATTGCAAAATAAAAAAAATATTATCTCAAACGGTTGACCCGGCAACAGGGCTTTTGAACGAACGTAAATTTGTGAAAATTGCAGAGCTTAATAAGTATTTAAAATGGGGTGAAATCGGTGAAGCGATTGCTAAACGGGTGGTAAATATGGAAACAATCCTTAATTATTAA
- a CDS encoding diacylglycerol kinase family protein has protein sequence MKRTKRFFKCFEYARDGIVEGFRERNMKIHGLTALSVIFFGILFDLVVWEWIVIFLLFGMVMGAELINTSIEDLANVIRDKEGLDYRATKTTRDLAAGAVLVTAIMSAIIGTLIFGSKLF, from the coding sequence ATGAAAAGAACAAAAAGGTTTTTTAAATGTTTTGAATATGCCCGGGACGGAATTGTTGAGGGTTTTCGGGAAAGGAACATGAAAATTCACGGATTAACTGCATTAAGCGTGATATTTTTTGGGATATTGTTTGATTTGGTGGTATGGGAGTGGATAGTAATATTTTTGCTTTTTGGGATGGTAATGGGGGCCGAGCTTATCAACACCAGTATTGAGGATCTAGCAAATGTGATTAGAGACAAAGAGGGATTGGATTATCGGGCGACAAAGACAACCCGGGATTTGGCGGCGGGGGCAGTACTGGTTACGGCGATAATGTCGGCGATAATCGGGACATTGATTTTTGGGTCGAAGTTATTCTGA
- the ileS gene encoding isoleucine--tRNA ligase yields the protein MSYFKDLPSLPDFPVLEQELVEWWYHHDFVNRYLHKNDASEKNFSFIDGPITANGPMGVHHARGRTLKDVFQRYKNACGFAQRFQNGFDCQGLWVEVEVEKENGFNSKKDIIDFGLDKFTTSCIERVDKFSNLQTEQSKRLGMFMDWENSYYTNSKTNNLYIWYFLKIIHQKGWLAKNKSATTWCPRCETGLSQHEEADGYKEVTDDSVYLKFKLLNRDNEYVLAWTTTPWTLSANVLLAINPGFEYVKAKIDNDVVYLARLAADRLNITDYKPIDANSLVGLEYESLYKIPAQENVKHSIVVWDLVDPKEGTGVVHIAPGCGQEDYLLGKKLKSAMIAPLDERGYFVEGFGDLTGLYAHKVNQIVFDYLKKTNSLYKTESITHRYPHCWRCRTKCLFRLEDSWYIKSDEIRPLMKEAAKKVNWHPKYVGRRMQNWLDSMEDWMISRKRFYGLALPFYECSCGELTVVGSLEELKKLAVDSEQAKRVEELPSLHRPWIDQIKIICPKCKKEVTRIPDVGDCWLDAGVVPFSTLKYLEDKNYWQKWFPADLVLEMVEQVRLWFYSMLFFSVAFENTSPYLNVVAHTEVRDEKGERMSKTKKNGIPYENAITKMGADAMRWLYCQQKSHTNVNFGYNIADQVKRDFILILWNSYRFFTQHANLENWQPDKNSLTPQNSGNVMDSWLLSRLNSTISKTSKSLDKFNTSAATKTIEKFVNDLSTWYIRRSRDRSDNHEILFFCFDSLSRLLSPFVPFLSEIIFQNLHGFDLAASIQSVHLQDWPESKNDLINATLEKQMESVRNICQLVHGQRQKFNIKLRQPLAKVTVDSSLKLDQGLIDVIAQETNVKKVIFAPQTELLNVVLDTALTPELISEGEYRDLIRSIQVLRRGAALKIDDRIKIFSPSWPKSFESQILKKTLGVSIENGDTLRIEKVEK from the coding sequence ATGTCCTACTTTAAAGATTTACCGTCACTGCCTGATTTTCCGGTCTTAGAGCAAGAGCTTGTAGAGTGGTGGTATCACCATGATTTTGTCAACCGATATCTCCACAAAAACGATGCTTCGGAAAAAAATTTCAGTTTTATTGACGGCCCCATCACCGCCAATGGCCCCATGGGAGTTCATCACGCCCGGGGGCGGACATTAAAGGATGTTTTTCAGCGTTATAAAAATGCCTGTGGGTTTGCGCAGCGTTTTCAAAATGGTTTTGATTGCCAGGGCTTATGGGTCGAAGTCGAAGTCGAAAAAGAAAACGGTTTTAATTCAAAAAAAGATATCATTGACTTTGGTCTGGATAAATTTACCACCTCCTGTATCGAAAGAGTCGATAAATTCAGTAATTTGCAAACAGAGCAGTCAAAACGTCTTGGCATGTTTATGGACTGGGAAAATTCCTATTACACCAATTCAAAAACCAACAATCTTTATATCTGGTATTTTTTGAAAATTATTCATCAAAAAGGCTGGCTAGCCAAAAATAAAAGTGCTACTACCTGGTGTCCTCGCTGCGAAACCGGTCTTTCTCAGCATGAAGAAGCCGACGGCTACAAAGAAGTCACCGACGACTCAGTCTATTTAAAATTTAAACTGTTAAATCGGGACAACGAATATGTCTTGGCCTGGACCACCACTCCCTGGACTCTTTCTGCCAATGTGCTTCTGGCCATCAATCCCGGCTTTGAATATGTCAAAGCCAAAATTGATAATGATGTCGTCTACCTGGCCCGCTTGGCCGCCGATCGGTTAAATATCACCGACTACAAACCTATTGATGCCAATAGTCTTGTCGGCCTCGAATACGAATCACTCTACAAAATTCCCGCCCAGGAAAATGTTAAACACTCCATCGTCGTCTGGGACCTAGTCGACCCCAAAGAGGGAACCGGGGTGGTTCACATTGCTCCTGGTTGCGGCCAGGAAGATTATCTCTTGGGTAAAAAATTGAAATCAGCCATGATCGCTCCCCTCGACGAAAGAGGCTATTTTGTCGAAGGTTTTGGGGACTTAACTGGCCTTTACGCTCACAAAGTAAACCAAATCGTTTTCGACTATCTCAAAAAAACCAATTCACTTTACAAAACTGAATCGATCACTCACCGCTATCCTCACTGCTGGCGCTGTCGCACCAAGTGTCTCTTTAGACTCGAAGATAGTTGGTATATCAAGTCCGATGAAATCCGCCCTCTCATGAAAGAAGCCGCCAAAAAAGTTAATTGGCACCCCAAATATGTCGGTCGCCGCATGCAAAATTGGTTGGATTCAATGGAAGATTGGATGATCAGCCGTAAACGTTTTTACGGTTTGGCCCTGCCTTTTTATGAATGTTCCTGTGGTGAGTTGACAGTTGTTGGCAGCCTAGAGGAGCTAAAAAAACTCGCAGTTGATTCTGAGCAAGCGAAGCGCGTCGAAGAACTTCCTTCCCTTCACCGTCCCTGGATCGACCAGATTAAGATTATCTGTCCCAAGTGTAAAAAAGAGGTCACTCGTATTCCCGATGTTGGGGATTGTTGGCTCGATGCCGGAGTCGTCCCTTTTTCCACTCTAAAATATCTTGAAGACAAAAATTATTGGCAAAAATGGTTTCCGGCCGATCTGGTTTTAGAAATGGTCGAGCAGGTCCGCTTATGGTTCTACTCCATGCTTTTCTTTAGTGTTGCTTTCGAAAACACCTCCCCTTATTTAAACGTGGTCGCTCACACCGAAGTCAGAGACGAAAAAGGCGAACGGATGAGCAAAACCAAAAAAAATGGTATTCCCTACGAAAATGCCATAACCAAAATGGGGGCCGACGCCATGCGCTGGCTGTATTGTCAGCAAAAATCCCACACCAACGTCAATTTTGGTTACAACATCGCCGATCAGGTCAAAAGGGATTTTATTTTAATCCTTTGGAACTCCTATCGTTTTTTCACTCAGCATGCCAATCTGGAAAATTGGCAGCCGGATAAAAATTCGTTAACTCCCCAAAATTCCGGCAATGTTATGGACAGCTGGCTTTTGTCCCGGCTAAATTCCACCATTTCCAAAACGTCCAAAAGTCTGGATAAATTCAATACTTCGGCTGCCACTAAAACCATCGAGAAGTTTGTCAACGACTTGTCCACCTGGTATATCAGGCGCAGCCGCGACAGATCCGACAATCATGAAATCCTATTTTTCTGTTTTGATAGTCTTTCCCGTCTTTTATCACCCTTTGTTCCATTTTTGTCGGAAATTATCTTTCAAAATCTTCACGGTTTTGACCTGGCGGCCTCCATCCAAAGTGTTCACCTACAGGACTGGCCGGAGTCAAAAAATGACTTAATCAACGCCACTTTAGAAAAACAGATGGAGTCTGTCAGAAATATCTGCCAACTGGTTCACGGCCAGAGGCAAAAGTTTAACATTAAACTCCGTCAGCCGCTTGCCAAAGTTACTGTCGACTCAAGCCTCAAACTGGATCAGGGGCTGATAGATGTCATCGCCCAGGAAACCAATGTCAAAAAAGTCATCTTTGCTCCCCAAACGGAATTGTTAAATGTAGTTTTGGATACCGCTTTGACCCCCGAGCTTATTTCCGAGGGCGAATATCGTGATCTTATTAGGTCAATCCAGGTATTAAGGCGTGGAGCCGCTCTAAAAATTGACGACCGGATCAAAATTTTTTCACCCTCCTGGCCAAAATCCTTTGAGTCCCAAATCTTGAAAAAGACTCTCGGTGTTTCTATTGAAAACGGTGACACCCTAAGAATAGAAAAGGTTGAAAAATAG
- a CDS encoding 4Fe-4S dicluster domain-containing protein, with translation MKYRPSYFKYSPIPYTGCKYCLPCPFGVNIPRNFEIYNEMKMFDCHETSAKEYGSLDDLQKASNCRQCGKCEPLCPQKIAIRDWLVKVAGI, from the coding sequence ATGAAATATCGCCCGTCTTATTTTAAATATTCGCCCATTCCCTACACCGGTTGTAAATATTGCCTTCCATGCCCTTTTGGGGTAAATATCCCCCGTAATTTTGAAATCTATAATGAGATGAAAATGTTTGATTGTCACGAAACCAGTGCCAAAGAGTATGGCAGTCTTGACGATTTGCAGAAAGCTTCTAACTGCAGACAATGTGGTAAGTGTGAACCTCTCTGTCCACAAAAAATTGCTATACGTGACTGGTTGGTAAAAGTGGCAGGAATATAA